In Primulina huaijiensis isolate GDHJ02 chromosome 4, ASM1229523v2, whole genome shotgun sequence, a genomic segment contains:
- the LOC140974922 gene encoding uncharacterized protein produces MADRPPRQNRNPRYANTNREVRQENEQGNGPPPAVNLSQADLTAIATIVATTLQGLGNQNVNQPPPPPPPNGIKFHYESLRKNRCPTFSGAADPEVSQSWLKSVETQLRLLEVPEALKVDVTVPFLEDKAGKWWEAISPAMTAAGPMTWQRFREAFLKQYYPAEVRLQKLSEFENFTQTPDMSVVVYTSQFNALGSYAPAIMADEVLKLHRFKKGLNSRIQSALAVYQPANFSDLMGAAIRAETEIQRREKEFKNKRPMTSQSSRSNQTFKKPNQSGGPPNGPSPTSSYQDIKPCPTCHLRHLGECRRNSGVCFGCGKAGHRSAECPTAANQAAGPNKGIGPNTGANPNKPKESKPNARVFAMN; encoded by the coding sequence ATGGCCGACAGACCCCCGAGACAGAATCGCAACCCGCGTTATGCTAACACCAACCGTGAGGTCAGACAAGAGAACGAGCAAGGGAATGGACCCCCACCTGCAGTCAACTTAAGCCAAGCTGATCTTACGGCCATAGCCACCATTGTAGCAACAACACTGCAAGGGTTGGGAAATCAAAACGTCAATcagccaccaccacctccaccaccaaacGGAATCAAGTTCCACTATGAATCACTCCGCAAGAATAGATGTCCAACCTTCAGTGGAGCTGCTGACCCTGAAGTTAGCCAGAGCTGGCTAAAAAGTGTAGAGACGCAGCTGCGACTATTGGAAGTTCCCGAAGCACTGAAAGTGGACGTGACTGTGCCATTCCTAGAAGATAAAGCAGGAAAATGGTGGGAAGCAATCTCGCCAGCCATGACAGCTGCCGGACCAATGACTTGGCAGCGATTTCGAGAAGCCTTTCTGAAACAGTATTATCCAGCCGAGGTCAGACTGCAGAAACTGAGTGAGTTTGAAAACTTCACTCAAACTCCGGATATGTCAGTCGTGGTATACACCTCCCAGTTCAATGCCCTTGGATCTTATGCTCCGGCAATCATGGCGGACGAAGTTTTGAAACTGCACCGTTTTAAGAAGGGATTGAACAGCAGGATCCAATCAGCTCTAGCAGTCTACCAACCCGCGAATTTTTCAGACCTAATGGGCGCAGCCATCCGAGCTGAAACTGAAATCCAGCGCAGGGAGAAGGAATTTAAGAACAAAAGGCCCATGACTAGTCAGTCCTCACGCAGTAATCAGACTTTCAAGAAGCCTAACCAGTCCGGTGGACCACCAAACGGACCTTCGCCTACCTCAAGCTACCAGGATATTAAGCCTTGCCCAACTTGCCACCTACGACACCTGGGAGAATGCCGAAGAAACAGTGGTGTATGCTTCGGATGTGGGAAAGCGGGACACCGAAGTGCCGAATGTCCTACTGCCGCCAACCAAGCAGCCGGGCCCAACAAGGGAATAGGGCCAAATACAGGAGCTAACCCCAACAAGCCAAAAGAAAGCAAGCCTAATGCCAGGGTCTTTGCTATGAATTAA
- the LOC140974923 gene encoding uncharacterized protein codes for MRQRRWIEQLKDYDLTISYHPGKANKVADALSRKSGKKTTLASLSARPCLQETVKLNQDRNPEPTKLKGQVESGKSQDLQIDDKRVLWMKGRLCVPDSGNFRQEILSEAHKSKFSFHPGSTKNVQRS; via the coding sequence ATGAGGCAAAGGCGGTGGATCGAACAactgaaggattatgacttgACTATAAGTTACCATCCAGGTAAAGCAAACAAAGTGGCCGATGCTCTGAGTCGGAAAAGTGGAAAAAAGACCACTCTGGCCTCACTCTCCGCGAGGCCATGTCTGCAAGAGACTGTAAAGTTAAACCAGGACCGAAACCCTGAGCCAACGAAACTTAAGGGACAGGTGGAAAGTGGGAAGTCTCAAGATCTACAAATCGATGACAAAAGAGTcttatggatgaaaggacgactGTGTGTACCCGACAGCGGTAACTTTCGCCAAGAAATACTATCAGAAGCACACAAGTCCAAATTTTCAttccatccagggagtacaaaAAATGTACAGAGATCTTAA